In Juglans microcarpa x Juglans regia isolate MS1-56 chromosome 4S, Jm3101_v1.0, whole genome shotgun sequence, a single window of DNA contains:
- the LOC121263464 gene encoding transcription factor bHLH80-like, whose translation MQPTLPGTSGSTGGGELCRGRLPRFRSAPATWLEALLEEEEDEEDDDDPLKPNLTLTQLLAASNSCTPTPTSRQDSATFTSSSVDPGHFDSGSPPVFFRQNSSPAQLLGNSGVRPEGYFSNFGIPPNYNYVSHNIDTPPGSKRTREFEAQNLTAAKFPSQLKEEQSSQGPAGVGSLIDMEMERLLEDSVPCRVRAKRGCATHPRSIAERVRRTRISDRIRKLQELVPNMDKQTNTADMLEEAVEYVKFLQKQIQELSEHRQKCKCIAKD comes from the exons ATGCAACCGACGCTTCCCGGTACAAGTGGCAGCACCGGTGGCGGTGAACTGTGTCGAGGTAGACTCCCCCGGTTCCGCTCTGCTCCAGCCACCTGGTTAGAGGCACTTctcgaggaagaagaagatgaagaagacgaCGACGACCCATTGAAGCCCAACCTCACTTTAACTCAGTTACTTGCGGCTTCCAACTCTTGTACACCCACACCCACTTCCAGACAGGACTCTGCCACCTTTACTTCTTCCTCTGTCGATCCGGGCCACTTTGACTCCGGTTCTCCCCCCGTCTTCTTCAGGCAGAACAGCTCTCCAGCTCAGTTGCTTGGCAATTCGGGTGTTAGGCCAGAAGGGTACTTTTCCAACTTCGGTATTCCACCAAACTACAACTATGTGTCGCACAATATTGACACTCCTCCCGGGAGTAAGCGGACGAGGGAGTTCGAAGCGCAGAACTTAACTGCAGCAAAGTTTCCATCTCAGCTG AAAGAGGAGCAAAGCAGTCAGGGACCTGCTGGGGTGGGTAGTTTGATAGATATGGAGATGGAAAGGCTTTTGGAGGATTCAGTTCCTTGCCGAGTTCGGGCGAAGCGAGGTTGTGCCACACACCCTCGGAGCATTGCAGAGAGG GTTCGAAGGACTCGAATCAGTGATCGCATAAGGAAACTTCAGGAGCTGGTGCCCAATATGGATAAG CAAACAAACACTGCAGATATGTTAGAAGAGGCAGTAGAGTATGTTAAGTTTCTTCAGAAGCAGATTCAG GAACTATCAGAGCATCGACAGAAATGCAAATGCATAGCCAAGGATTAA